GTTAATGGCTCCAAAACAGCCATGTGTGAAGCATGTCCTCATGGGGACAACCCCCCTTTTGCTTTCCACCTCttatcaaaatcaaaaacagggGTCACACAGTTCAAAGCACTCACCAGGATGTCGACACAAGTTGCAGTGAGGAACCTTCTTCACAACTCCCTCAGACACCCCCACGTTCTCCTCCTTCCACTGGATGAACCTGAGGTGATTAGGGAAAGGTGACAAGAGCACAAACACGACACTACACACACTCTTTATGTGAGGAAAAGTTATACAGAAAGGAAAATCATGCTTATGTGCAAGAAAATAATCTACAGTGAGTGTGTCTCTTACCTCTGCAGGAGTGTTTGTCCTTTCAGCATCTGAATAAGCCTCAGAGCTTGCTCTTTACCAACACCTGGTATGCCCTTATAAAAGAATGACAATTAACATAAGTCATTCATCATAACAGTGATTTTGAAGATACAGATTTCAGATTGAGATGTCCTCCTTACCTTAGGAATATAATCACAGCCAAGAAAGATGGCAAGACCAACTAGATTCTCTCTGGTGAGATGTAACTCTGTTTGTACCCTTGAGGTCTTGTAGCAGTCCACCTGAGGGTCCTGGAGGGAGAGGTGAGAAACAAGACTGTGAAGATTTGATGGTTTTAACATTTAAGACATTAGCAGAATAATAGAAAGAATCAAACATACAGATAGGGACGTAGTTAAAATTAAATGCGTAGGGCTAACAATATTTTTAATTACTGAATAATGTATGATTTTTGATCGTGTAATTGACTTAGGGCTGAGCAATATATTAACATTTTataaatatcatgatatgagactcAATAGATAGAATACTGAACACAATACTGAAAAAGCACAGCTTGTAAAGTAACACCCAAGTGTTACTTTAGCAGTCTGGGAAAACACTAAATCACTGGACTGAGTTTCGATTCATAGGCATAAATTCAGTTGTCTGGGAACCAGATGAATGTTAGAGcttgtattttatttgcttTGGCAGATGTACGTATGTAATGCAAGTCTCTATGTAAAGATTCACATGGCTTTAAATTCAGTACTAGTCCCCAGAACAATCTAAAGTGAAGAAGCCTTTTGAATGAGCAGTGAAGCACATTCAATCCGATTCCAGTCCAGTGATTTGGGTTCACCTCTCTCCAGATgttgaagaagaagatatacttcaTTAACTCCCGAGGGGAAATACAATTTTTTCACTcacttgtcacacacacacacacacacacacaggcctgaaatacgcccatgcacaaacaggacttatacatgcattaaaagGAATGGAGAgatgttggggggggggggggggggttgccttggacaggtgccctaagcagttgggggtttggtgccttgctcaagggcctCTCTGCAGCGCAGAGGAGGCAGGCTGGCaactctccagccaccagttcACACTCTGCATTTGTTTTGGCCGCATGACTTAAGCCGGTGACCCTCTGGGTCCCAACCCAAGTCTCTATGGACGGAGTTACTGCCGCCCCCTGCACACTGTGAATCATTGAGATGAACTTTGACAAACATACTTTACTGTTCATATTGAAGTTCCTGTAGACAGTCCGGGCTCCATATAGGAAGGCGTCTCCATCATTAGTGATGCAGCCGTCCACCAGGCCTTGAGAGTCCAGGTAGGCACACATGGCCTCGGCCTCCCCAGCAGCTGTCACCCATGGCACACCCAGATAGTCCAACATCTCTGCACACTACAGAGGTAAGAGAAGGACAACAGTGCCTCAATCCATTATGAAGTGACTATAATAAGAGATGCAGGTGAGTGGGGGAACAACCAACCTCTCTGAGTACAGCATTGAAGCGCCCTCTGCTGGTCTTTGTAGCAGCTTTAGGGGCAGAGGCCTTTTTGAATCCTCCATATCTCGTTTCTGCCCTCCTGCTCATGGTTTCTGCTTTAAGTTTAGGGGCCTCTCCCTCCATCACAAAGACAAGCTTCACCCCCATAAGCGTGAGGGATGACACCCTGAAAAATAAATTCCTGAACACAAAAGGACAAGGCTTTCAATATTGAAATTGAAGCTAACATCTTACGGAATTAACTATAGAGCAATATGTGACACTTACCTCAGGTGGGGCTTGGTAACTCTCCCCATCATAGCCTGGACATGCTGGGCCTCGCACACCCACAGACTCAGATCAACTGCCAGTGTCTTTCCGCTCAAACTGTACAGCGGCACCGACTCACGAACCGGCTCGACGATGGACCACAGCTCGTGAACACCCATAACTTCCCCCAAACGGATTTTCACGTATCTAATAGATGGGAATGCGTAGAAAACAGTAATGCTTAACAACACAAAACGGAACAACGACCCGTAGTTTTCAAACAGTGGCGCCGTTGGGCCGCGTCCCAATTCTTTCAACGTCTTTGTACTACGCTACCTTGTTGATGTATCGATTGTTACGTCGTTAAAATGAGCAAAGTACAACATTTAAATTGTATATAAGTCACCTCTAGGCTTCCTATCTACTGAATATAGCACCTGCAGTCTCTTTTAGCATGTTTTTAAATAACAAGGTTGAAAGTAAGGGGACAGTCTCACAAAGTGGGTCGACGCCGGACAGTTTAACAGCAACGTCATATTAAAGCGCCTTCAAAAGCGTGTTGCTATGGAGACGAGGCTCCAGTTCACAGACTGAGGATATTTTTTACaccttttaagtgtttttatttttcagccatgGACTCAAAAATACGCCTAGAAATTATCGGCTTAGTTAAAGACCGTAATTTCCATGTTGCCCGAAGTATTGCCGAAGTAAACCGCCATTTCCCTAGAGTTTTATATCGCattattgatttgttttcaCCTGTTTTCACCGTTAACAATACTTGATCTTTTTGTGTATTCGCCACAGGGACTAAAACAGAAGTTTCCCGATGCATTTCTGGAACCAAAAATTAGACCATTACTCGAATTTGACTGGCACTCATATCTGTGCAACAAGAAAAGGGTAAGTTTTCTGATAAGCCTATGTGTGTTTAAAATCCAGCTCGTCCAGGAGACTATTCAAATAGAGTTGTGAGGAgtgtttaaagtaaaagtagagAAGTATTAGCAGTATATAAGACATAAAGTATCAAATACAAGTACTCATGAAGCAGTCACATCAGTTTTATATtactaaattattattaaattgttGTTATTAATGATGCATTACTGTgtaaacaacatttaaatgttcCAACTGGTCGaagtggagctcattttaattaacttttaaaTTGCTGGGCATTGTAGACTATTTTAGAATAATCAGAATAACAATAAAAGCAGGTTTTGATGATATGCATAATCTTAATCTGCAAAAAAACTTCTAATTAAAGACCTCAGATTAACACAGTGTGGTAAatagtacaatatttgcctctgaaataCAGTAGCTTATTGTAGAAGtgtaaagtaaaatgaaatgtaaatacacGAGGAAAGACAAGTACATCAAAAttatacagtacttgagtaaatatacttatactttttccttttttttttcctttattgcCCTTGGTTGTACGAGCTGCAGCATCTTACTGAGGGTTGTACTCTACTATGCAGCTACACACGCTTACACAACACCATACAATACTGCTGTAGTTTTCTGTTATGGTCAGCCTATTCTGTAATCCTGAATCACAACACATCTGTTGTTCAACACTTGTGATTCAAGGAGCTGCGTGGTGAAGCATGGCAGTACTCCAGCAGCCTGATGTGCTTTCTAAACGGCCTTCTTCTCGGTAATGAGAAGGATCTCGCCAGCTGGGCCAAGAATCAGTGGAGTTTCACATTCACTCGGCCACAGGCTTTCTACATGGCTCTCACTGAGGACTGCTACACCAAACACCTCCAGAACACTGGggcaagttaaaaaaaaaataaagaaatctaAGTTAAAAAATATGGATTGAAAGTtctttgctgtttgtcatggGAATCAGAAAGCAGGTCATTGACACCTGTACACCATGATAGGAAGCTAGCTTCAGTCATAAGAGACTCCTCTAGATGAATATTACTCAGTTTTCTATTAAATTTGTAAGACCTTGAAAAgaatcaaacaaaaatacaattctTTGTCCTTTCATTACAGCATCCGTTTGTCTTCATGGATATTGAGATAGCAGGAGAGCCAGCAGGGAGGTTACTGTTTGAGGTGAGGCACAAATTCACATAATTTCGCATTGCTTGCACAAACCACCGAGGTTATCTCAAACCTCTGACGTTTTCAGGCATTCTGTGTTATTGAATTTGACGGAGATATTGTAGAAATTGCTGATATACAGAACAAAATGACCATTACAGAATAGCAGGATGTTAATAAGACACGTTGTCCTCCCGCTCCTCAGCTGTTCTCAGATGTTTGTCCAAAGACATCAAAGAACTTCGAGGCTCTGTGCACAGGAGAGCGAGGTCTGTCCCAGAGTGGCCTCCCACTCTGCTACAAGGGCTCGGTGTTTCATCGTGTGTTGCCCAACGGCTGGGTTCAGGGAGGAGGTATGGTCCACACTAGTCCTGAAACAATGTGAATGACATGTAGTTGGTTTTCACATAGGAATTAAATACATAATTTCCCATTCAATGTTAGCATCAGTGCAGTTAATTTGATATACATGGGTTACATATATGCCACTTATAGAGATGTAAAATACATTGATAAACTGGGATTGTGGTCATGGCTATAATGGAtttaaatgctatttatttttgctcGTAAAGGCTGCATTATATCTAAGTCTCATAATTTTTTAACTCAACTGACTCTTCTGtttccagtaaaaaaaaaaatttttaatttaattttatatactttattaatccccgaggggaaattcaatttttcactctgtttgtcaattacacacaggtccgaatacacacatgcacaaactggacctatacatgcactaagtggagagatgtcagagtgggctgcccatgacaggcgctccgagcggttggggggttcggtgccttgctcaggggcacctcagcagtgcccaggaggtgaactggcacctctccagctaccagtccacgctccatattttggtctggacggggacttgaacaggcgaccctccggttcccaacccaagtccctatggactgagctactgccgccccaaatgAAATAAGCAGTGAACTAACATCCTGTCCACATTACTCATCTAAGCCCAACCGTTGTTTAGATTACGACAGCACCTAACGTTGTCAGCAAAATATCGTGGGATTAAGGAAGTGTGTTTTAACGGTGTCATTGTGGTACGTACGCAGACAGTAgctttacatttcaattttgCAGATATATCACCAGAGAGAAAAGGTGATGGAGGGGAATCAATCTACGGACCGACTTttgaaggttaaaaaaaataaaaacagtcaaaaacatCTACATGAGAACCCACTGTTAATGCATGTATCATAGTGGATTTATATGTACTGTCTGTAAATTGTCCTTTCTCCTTTTAGATGAGAGCTTTGCCGTGTCCCACACTAAACGGGGCATTCTAGGACTGGCCAGTAAGGGTCCACACAGCAATGGATCCCAGTTCTACATCACTCTGCAGCCGACACCCTGGATGGACAGGACCTACGTTGCCTTTGGGTTTGTGTCACTAATTTGACTTGAGAGATGTTTGATTAATTTCCCAATTCTGCATAATCTCAGGTCTCctatacagttttgtttttatttttcattctagGCAAGTGGTTGAGGGTGTCGATGTCCTCAGGAGATTAGAAGAAACTCCGACCTGTAATGAAAGACCCAAATATGACTGTAAAGTTACAGATTGTGGAATGTTTCAGTTTTAGCACCGACACATtcattttgatgttgttttaaataATTGTCATTCAtgtagtaaaataaaaataatgcacaTGTAATATACGACTtatatttaaatacacacatgcaaaaaagtattttgatTTCTACAAAACTGTTGTATGTActtttaatttgatattttatatgTGCATGTCTCAGATAAAATAaggtttgtgtctttgtgtcccTGTCAACTAGGATTTTGTTAATCTGTATACGTGTGATATTACTATACTTTTATAACAGTGTCTTGGTGTTTTGAGAGTTACATGTAGTATGTTTTTCCACAAAATACAAAGAGGTAGAACAAATGATATATATGACATTCAGTAATGTTATTTTGTATGTAGTATACAGCAGCCCAGAGTAAACCTGTGCAGGTACTGAAATGCAAAACCAAAGCTGAAAATAAGGTGAACTTTAACATACTGATTGGTAACTCAGACTTCTTCTCTATCTCTGCCAATAAGTACATTTTAATATGAGTTAATAAGAGAGCTGTAGAGCATGGGTAGTtaactaaaactaaattaaaccaAAAACTAAAAGTAGGTTTCAAAATAATagttcactgaaataaaaataaaaactatagtCATCAGAAAATAACGAAAACTAACCGAAATAATATTGTGTACTCACaaaactgatgaaaattacGTAAAATACACAGGAAATGTCTCTAGTGTTAGTCTTTACCAATTTGGTCAAATGTGTCAACGCAAGACGCATTAGGAGGCATTGGTGCTAAAGTTTATGGAGGCTGGAATGTCTACATGGaccctgtcccagctgacattgggcgagaggcagggtacaccctggacaggtcaccagactatcacagggctgacacatagagacagacaaccattcacactcacattcacacctacgggcaatttagagtcaccaattaacctgcatgtcttcggactgtgggaggaagccagg
The sequence above is drawn from the Epinephelus moara isolate mb chromosome 12, YSFRI_EMoa_1.0, whole genome shotgun sequence genome and encodes:
- the ppil6 gene encoding probable inactive peptidyl-prolyl cis-trans isomerase-like 6 isoform X2, which codes for MDSKIRLEIIGLVKDRNFHVARSIAEGLKQKFPDAFLEPKIRPLLEFDWHSYLCNKKRELRGEAWQYSSSLMCFLNGLLLGNEKDLASWAKNQWSFTFTRPQAFYMALTEDCYTKHLQNTGHPFVFMDIEIAGEPAGRLLFELFSDVCPKTSKNFEALCTGERGLSQSGLPLCYKGSVFHRVLPNGWVQGGDESFAVSHTKRGILGLASKGPHSNGSQFYITLQPTPWMDRTYVAFGQVVEGVDVLRRLEETPTCNERPKYDCKVTDCGMFQF
- the ppil6 gene encoding probable inactive peptidyl-prolyl cis-trans isomerase-like 6 isoform X1, which codes for MDSKIRLEIIGLVKDRNFHVARSIAEGLKQKFPDAFLEPKIRPLLEFDWHSYLCNKKRELRGEAWQYSSSLMCFLNGLLLGNEKDLASWAKNQWSFTFTRPQAFYMALTEDCYTKHLQNTGHPFVFMDIEIAGEPAGRLLFELFSDVCPKTSKNFEALCTGERGLSQSGLPLCYKGSVFHRVLPNGWVQGGDISPERKGDGGESIYGPTFEDESFAVSHTKRGILGLASKGPHSNGSQFYITLQPTPWMDRTYVAFGQVVEGVDVLRRLEETPTCNERPKYDCKVTDCGMFQF